The Planococcus versutus genome contains a region encoding:
- a CDS encoding purine/pyrimidine permease, translating into MKNIFGGLQWAVFLIASSIAAPIAIASIFEMGTTDTALFLQRTMFVLGIACLVQAFIGHRMPINEGPAGLWWGIFIVYAGLVGVMYSTMEESLQALQSGLVYSGILFIVFAYTGLVDKLKTLFTPTITFVYLLLLVLQICESIIAGLLGIVSEGDPVDVTILFGSLLVILLTFFFMSHQVPWISRYSVLFAIAAGWFIFWVLGKSSKPAIVSESLISFPKILVFGPLTWDTGMFVTALFLTVLLLANMMASIRVMESLLKNAFSIKVPDRVKQASAASGINHILAGLFSSIGPVPISGAAGFVSATKTPALRPFILGGLIIVLISFFPTLMAILASLPVAVAYAVIFALFTKMVEMAFVELENEKNRQHSYKVAAFGLMTGIGIMFISPKSMANLPSVVAATLSNGLITGTILAIIVEQVLYIRKR; encoded by the coding sequence GGGCCGTTTTTTTAATCGCTTCTTCTATTGCAGCACCAATCGCAATTGCTAGTATCTTTGAAATGGGCACAACAGATACAGCTTTATTTTTACAACGAACGATGTTTGTATTAGGGATTGCTTGTTTAGTACAAGCATTTATTGGACACCGCATGCCAATCAATGAAGGACCTGCTGGTTTATGGTGGGGAATTTTTATTGTTTACGCAGGGTTAGTTGGAGTTATGTATTCAACTATGGAAGAATCTCTTCAAGCATTGCAAAGCGGTTTGGTGTACAGTGGTATTTTATTTATTGTCTTTGCTTACACGGGATTGGTGGACAAACTAAAAACACTGTTTACTCCTACGATTACTTTTGTTTACTTGTTGCTCTTGGTGCTTCAAATTTGTGAGTCGATTATTGCTGGGTTACTGGGCATTGTTTCAGAAGGAGACCCGGTAGACGTAACCATCTTATTTGGCAGTTTGCTCGTCATCTTATTGACGTTCTTTTTTATGAGCCACCAAGTGCCCTGGATCAGCCGGTATTCAGTCTTATTTGCAATCGCTGCAGGTTGGTTTATTTTCTGGGTTCTTGGTAAATCATCGAAACCCGCAATTGTTAGCGAGTCATTAATATCGTTTCCAAAAATACTTGTCTTTGGACCACTAACTTGGGATACTGGCATGTTTGTCACTGCATTGTTTTTAACCGTTTTGTTGCTGGCTAACATGATGGCATCGATTCGAGTAATGGAAAGTTTGTTGAAAAACGCGTTTTCGATAAAAGTACCTGATCGTGTCAAGCAAGCATCTGCGGCATCTGGCATTAATCATATTCTTGCAGGCTTATTTTCTTCAATCGGCCCTGTACCTATTTCAGGAGCAGCAGGATTTGTCAGCGCGACTAAAACGCCTGCGCTTAGACCTTTTATTTTGGGGGGACTGATTATTGTACTAATTAGCTTTTTTCCTACGCTTATGGCAATTCTTGCTTCATTACCAGTTGCAGTTGCGTATGCTGTTATTTTTGCATTGTTTACAAAAATGGTGGAAATGGCTTTTGTTGAACTTGAAAATGAAAAAAATCGACAACATTCCTATAAAGTAGCTGCATTTGGATTAATGACTGGTATCGGAATTATGTTTATTTCTCCAAAAAGCATGGCGAACTTACCTTCCGTAGTGGCAGCTACTTTATCAAATGGATTAATTACTGGAACAATTCTAGCGATTATTGTAGAACAAGTATTATATATCCGTAAAAGGTAA
- the pepF gene encoding oligoendopeptidase F, with product MVHILPARSAVPVEETWDLSSLLNGSTDFNEELTNLEKQALALNKKFKGTINDSKMVILVLTDYMLFTEKLVLVSTHANLTASTDQTNDKAQLQASKFGATAAKIGSQLSFITSELLSLSTETLEQAMEESTEFRVFLKNLLRQKPYQLHPEAEKSLAAFSSTFNAPYSLYNTTKMADINFGDFEVNGQKYPLSYGSFEGDWEVETNTKLRRAAFDAFSTKLKEYQQTTAKTYDMQLQTEKTTADLRGYASIFDYLLFDQEVDRSLYDRQIDLITSELAPHMQKYAKLLQRVHGLDQMTFADLKISLDPSYEPEITVAQSKQYIDDALAIMGPDYIKMVDRSYSERWIDFAQNKGKSTGAFCSSPYGDHPYILISWTGRMNEVFVLAHELGHAGHFYHAHQEQNIFNGRPSLYFIEAPSTMNEMLVANHLLKDSSDLKFRRWVISSIVARTYYHNFVTHLLEAAYQRKVYKRIDAGQSVNAGILNELKRGVLEDFWGDAVDINDGAELTWMRQPHYYMGLYPYTYSAGLTISTQVSKRILSEGQPAVDEWLEVLKAGGTQSPTELAQMAGVDITTEQPLRDTISYIGELIDELVYLTDEIEKADGVEISQS from the coding sequence TTGGTCCATATTTTACCCGCACGTTCAGCTGTTCCTGTCGAAGAAACATGGGATTTATCAAGTCTACTTAATGGTTCTACTGATTTTAATGAAGAGTTAACTAACCTAGAAAAGCAAGCGCTGGCTTTAAATAAAAAATTTAAAGGAACAATCAATGATTCAAAAATGGTCATTTTAGTTTTAACAGATTATATGCTTTTTACTGAAAAACTAGTTTTAGTAAGTACTCATGCTAATTTAACAGCAAGCACGGATCAAACCAACGACAAAGCACAATTACAAGCGAGTAAATTTGGAGCTACTGCAGCAAAAATTGGTAGTCAATTATCCTTCATCACTAGTGAACTGCTTTCTTTATCTACAGAAACTCTGGAGCAAGCAATGGAAGAATCCACGGAATTTCGAGTATTTTTGAAAAACTTACTTCGCCAAAAACCCTATCAACTGCATCCAGAAGCAGAAAAAAGTTTAGCAGCCTTTTCATCGACTTTTAACGCACCTTACAGCCTCTATAACACCACCAAAATGGCTGATATCAACTTCGGAGATTTTGAAGTAAATGGTCAAAAATATCCGCTGAGCTACGGTTCTTTTGAAGGCGATTGGGAAGTAGAAACCAATACAAAACTCCGACGTGCAGCCTTTGATGCATTTTCAACGAAACTCAAAGAATATCAGCAAACAACCGCTAAAACTTATGATATGCAATTACAAACAGAAAAAACCACTGCTGACCTACGCGGCTATGCTAGTATTTTCGACTATCTATTATTCGACCAAGAAGTAGATCGCTCTCTTTACGATCGCCAAATTGATTTGATCACAAGTGAACTTGCGCCACATATGCAAAAATATGCGAAACTTTTACAAAGAGTTCACGGACTTGATCAAATGACTTTTGCTGATTTGAAAATTTCTTTAGATCCAAGCTATGAACCAGAAATTACAGTAGCCCAGTCCAAACAATATATAGATGATGCTCTTGCAATTATGGGACCTGATTACATTAAAATGGTCGATCGTTCTTATTCTGAAAGATGGATTGATTTTGCGCAAAACAAAGGAAAATCCACAGGGGCTTTTTGCTCAAGTCCTTATGGAGACCACCCTTATATTTTAATTTCTTGGACGGGTCGAATGAATGAAGTTTTTGTATTAGCCCACGAGCTTGGACATGCCGGACATTTTTACCACGCTCACCAAGAACAGAACATCTTTAACGGCAGACCCTCTCTTTATTTTATTGAGGCTCCTTCGACCATGAATGAGATGCTCGTAGCGAATCATTTATTAAAAGATTCGAGTGATTTGAAATTCAGACGATGGGTAATTTCATCAATTGTCGCTAGAACTTACTACCATAACTTTGTCACCCACTTACTTGAAGCCGCTTATCAGCGAAAAGTATATAAACGAATCGATGCTGGACAAAGCGTTAATGCTGGTATTTTAAATGAGCTTAAGCGAGGCGTTTTAGAAGATTTTTGGGGAGATGCTGTAGATATAAATGATGGTGCTGAGTTAACATGGATGCGTCAACCTCATTACTATATGGGCTTATATCCGTACACGTATAGTGCAGGACTGACTATCTCAACTCAAGTATCCAAACGAATTCTATCAGAAGGACAGCCCGCTGTAGATGAATGGCTCGAAGTATTAAAAGCCGGAGGCACCCAATCGCCAACAGAACTCGCGCAAATGGCTGGAGTTGATATCACAACAGAACAGCCTTTGCGTGATACGATTAGCTATATCGGTGAACTTATTGACGAACTGGTTTACTTAACGGACGAAATAGAAAAAGCCGATGGCGTTGAAATTTCACAATCCTAA
- a CDS encoding PaaI family thioesterase: MKNQSEIAIQDEYADSFAWCYGCGRLNKEGHHFRTMWNGEKTVTLYKPKEAHTAIPGFVYGGLIASFVDCHGTGSASLALHRKNGFEPGSGKEPPRFVTASLHVDYVKPTPQGIALKAIGVIEEIHPKKFKVKTEVYAGDTLCATGEVVAVVMPASFAK, translated from the coding sequence ATGAAAAACCAATCGGAAATCGCAATACAAGATGAATATGCGGATAGTTTTGCTTGGTGTTATGGTTGTGGTCGATTAAATAAAGAAGGACATCATTTCCGTACCATGTGGAATGGAGAAAAAACAGTTACGTTATATAAACCAAAAGAAGCACACACCGCTATTCCAGGATTTGTTTATGGTGGACTGATCGCTTCGTTTGTTGATTGTCATGGAACGGGTTCAGCGTCTTTAGCGCTTCACCGAAAAAACGGTTTCGAACCAGGTAGTGGGAAAGAGCCACCGCGATTTGTAACAGCTTCTTTGCATGTGGATTATGTAAAACCTACACCTCAAGGTATTGCATTAAAAGCAATAGGTGTTATTGAAGAAATTCATCCGAAGAAATTCAAAGTAAAGACAGAAGTCTACGCGGGTGATACGCTGTGTGCAACAGGTGAAGTAGTGGCAGTAGTTATGCCAGCTTCTTTTGCTAAATAA
- a CDS encoding GNAT family N-acetyltransferase — protein sequence MDFTHKDNKISVSENAEELAFLSYTSNDDVLTVDHTEVSSKLEGQGIGKKLVEQIVEYARSENKKINPECPFAASIINKTPELHDVLNT from the coding sequence ATGGATTTCACACATAAAGACAATAAAATCTCAGTTTCAGAAAATGCTGAAGAGCTAGCATTTCTTAGCTATACATCAAACGATGATGTATTAACTGTCGACCATACTGAAGTTTCTTCAAAACTTGAAGGGCAAGGCATCGGCAAAAAATTAGTCGAGCAAATTGTTGAATATGCACGTAGCGAAAACAAAAAAATTAACCCTGAATGTCCTTTTGCAGCTAGCATTATTAACAAAACACCTGAATTACACGATGTATTAAACACATGA
- a CDS encoding catalase: MEQLAKKTIDQIEKVFDIPSGYRRAHARGKSYKAKFTATGSAEQFTIASHFQKGETRAFVRFSHFSPDPMWTDAMSPVKGMAVQFHLSDGRTTNIVGVTSPIFFAKTPEIFSEMIGVVKSFKKGKPNLKELGSLLMDYPESGAMIKNIRKMQAPSSFTTGQYHAIHVFYFINQQGQRQPIKYVWEPETVATLSPLDVVKLPIGSFEADLEDRMAEGSVNFRLDVILGQPNDPTDDPTVEWPQDRERLTIGSLTLTEEAAEIDKIVFDPTCVTQGIECSEDRILNFRHHAYQISHQRRMLES, from the coding sequence ATGGAACAATTAGCAAAAAAAACGATTGATCAGATTGAAAAAGTATTTGATATTCCTTCTGGATACCGGAGAGCACATGCGAGAGGAAAGAGTTATAAAGCAAAGTTTACCGCTACCGGTTCAGCTGAACAGTTTACCATCGCTTCGCATTTTCAAAAAGGAGAGACTAGAGCGTTTGTACGGTTTTCACATTTTTCTCCAGACCCGATGTGGACCGATGCAATGTCTCCAGTTAAAGGAATGGCTGTCCAATTTCATTTATCAGACGGTAGAACGACGAACATTGTTGGAGTTACTTCTCCGATTTTCTTTGCTAAAACACCTGAAATCTTTAGTGAGATGATTGGCGTTGTGAAATCGTTTAAAAAAGGCAAACCGAATTTAAAAGAATTAGGTAGTTTGTTAATGGATTATCCTGAAAGCGGTGCAATGATAAAAAATATCCGAAAAATGCAAGCTCCTTCTAGTTTTACGACAGGACAGTATCATGCGATTCATGTTTTTTATTTTATAAATCAACAAGGACAGAGACAACCGATTAAATATGTGTGGGAACCCGAAACAGTCGCTACTTTATCTCCTTTAGATGTGGTTAAACTGCCTATTGGATCTTTTGAAGCAGATTTGGAAGACAGAATGGCAGAAGGATCGGTGAATTTCAGGCTAGATGTCATCTTGGGACAACCTAATGACCCTACAGATGATCCGACAGTAGAGTGGCCACAAGATCGTGAACGACTCACAATAGGCTCTTTAACGCTTACAGAAGAAGCTGCAGAAATAGATAAAATTGTTTTTGATCCAACATGTGTAACTCAAGGAATTGAGTGCTCAGAAGATCGAATTTTAAACTTTCGTCATCATGCATACCAAATTTCTCATCAACGACGAATGTTAGAAAGTTAA
- a CDS encoding Glu/Leu/Phe/Val family dehydrogenase codes for MQTETQKVIQESLDALLENDSFLPDLENRRQAFTSLSAILSTPDNIHKSFLRIPLDDGSVVRIPSYRAQHNNAMGPYKGGIRFHESVNEDEIINLAFLMTLKNALHQVPFGGGKGGIVINPRNYSEKELHLISREYVRYFADVIGPDKDIPAPDMGSGEREMDWMMAAYKEINDGTPYLGSFTGKSVVNGGSLGRREATGKGVYFTFRYLLYDYVKANKQMLANSDNPFAKTTLELYDRPLKMAVQGFGNVGSVAALEAFHCHLINHKIVAVSDRNVTLYNEDGLDIPALAEFAKTHRGDLPSTEEQLQNATIKADVKERDSLVTLPVDVLLLAALENQIREDNMKDVQARIIIEGANAPTAPEADQYLSEQGVVIIPDILANAGGVIVSYFEWLQGRETQFYDEAEVYRLLIDKMKETMDMMLPQYYGDPFALRQNCFIHAVQRLSTVLYRQGKLY; via the coding sequence ATGCAGACAGAAACTCAAAAAGTCATACAGGAATCATTAGATGCCTTACTAGAAAATGACTCTTTTTTACCCGACCTAGAAAATCGCAGACAGGCATTTACTTCACTAAGTGCCATTCTTTCCACACCCGACAATATCCATAAGTCATTTCTGAGAATTCCTTTGGATGATGGAAGTGTGGTGCGAATCCCTTCTTACCGTGCACAACACAATAATGCAATGGGTCCTTATAAAGGGGGAATTCGTTTTCACGAAAGCGTCAATGAAGATGAAATCATCAACCTTGCTTTTTTGATGACTTTAAAAAATGCACTTCACCAAGTACCATTTGGTGGGGGCAAAGGTGGGATCGTTATCAATCCACGGAATTACTCAGAAAAAGAATTACATCTTATTTCTAGAGAGTATGTTCGTTATTTTGCGGATGTTATCGGTCCTGATAAAGACATTCCTGCACCGGATATGGGTTCAGGAGAACGAGAAATGGATTGGATGATGGCAGCATACAAGGAAATCAATGACGGCACCCCATACTTAGGAAGTTTTACTGGTAAAAGTGTTGTAAATGGTGGCTCTCTTGGCAGACGCGAAGCAACCGGTAAAGGTGTATACTTTACTTTTCGCTACTTGCTTTATGATTATGTGAAGGCTAACAAGCAAATGCTTGCCAATAGCGACAATCCTTTTGCAAAAACGACACTAGAGCTGTACGACCGTCCACTGAAAATGGCTGTCCAAGGATTCGGAAATGTGGGCTCCGTTGCAGCTCTTGAAGCCTTCCATTGTCATTTGATCAATCACAAAATTGTGGCTGTCAGTGACCGTAACGTCACTCTATATAACGAAGACGGATTGGATATACCCGCACTAGCCGAATTTGCCAAAACACATCGAGGGGATTTACCTTCAACTGAAGAGCAACTGCAAAATGCCACTATTAAGGCTGATGTTAAAGAACGAGACAGTCTCGTTACGTTGCCTGTCGACGTTCTACTTCTTGCAGCGCTAGAAAATCAAATTCGAGAAGATAATATGAAAGACGTCCAGGCCCGCATTATCATTGAAGGCGCAAATGCACCTACCGCACCAGAAGCTGATCAATACTTGAGTGAACAAGGGGTAGTTATCATTCCCGACATTCTAGCAAATGCTGGTGGCGTTATTGTTTCTTACTTTGAATGGTTACAGGGTCGTGAAACCCAATTTTATGATGAAGCCGAAGTTTATCGTTTATTGATAGACAAAATGAAGGAAACAATGGACATGATGTTGCCGCAATATTACGGAGATCCATTTGCACTGCGTCAAAATTGTTTTATACACGCTGTTCAACGCTTATCAACCGTATTGTATCGTCAAGGAAAACTTTATTAA
- a CDS encoding glycine betaine uptake BCCT transporter: protein MKKASKVFYITFALVILTVAFGVIAPEAFESATGNIRNFINTAFGWYYLLIMAILMIFVVIIIVSPYGKIRLGKDSDRPEFSTFTWISMLFSAGMGIGLVFYGASEPLSHFAVQPATAVPGTDEAFKESLQRTFYHWGIHVWTMYGMVALSLAFFQFRKGQPALISSTLKPIFGDKMNGPLGTLVDVLAVFATVFGVATSLGFGAAQINGGLAYLFGAPQTYWVQMAIIGVVTILFIISAWSGLNKGIKYLSNTNMVLAVVLLVMVLILGPTLLILNMFTENFGEYIQNLISTSFKSAPLDAENRSWLDGWTIFYWAWWISWAPFVSMFIARVSKGRTIREFLTGVVLAPTIFGSIWFATFGTTAINFQKSGIDLASFPAEQTLFAMFNEMPLGFIMSIVAILLVSTFFITSADSATFVLGMQSTRGSLLPSNQIKILWGIAQSTVAAILLSVGGLTAVQNTIIVAALPFSFVIILMVISLFKALNSEMDMIKNKK, encoded by the coding sequence ATGAAAAAAGCTTCGAAAGTCTTTTATATCACATTTGCACTAGTTATTTTAACTGTTGCTTTTGGCGTTATCGCGCCTGAAGCCTTTGAGTCTGCTACTGGAAACATCCGCAATTTTATCAATACAGCATTTGGTTGGTATTATTTATTGATTATGGCTATTCTAATGATTTTTGTTGTTATCATCATTGTTAGTCCATATGGTAAGATCCGGCTTGGAAAAGATTCAGATCGACCAGAATTCTCAACATTCACTTGGATTTCTATGTTATTCTCTGCAGGAATGGGGATTGGTCTAGTCTTTTATGGGGCTTCTGAACCTTTGTCTCATTTTGCCGTTCAACCGGCAACTGCTGTTCCAGGAACGGATGAGGCATTCAAGGAATCCTTGCAACGAACTTTTTATCATTGGGGAATTCACGTTTGGACGATGTACGGAATGGTTGCGTTGTCTTTAGCCTTTTTCCAATTTAGAAAAGGCCAACCTGCATTAATTTCATCAACGTTAAAGCCCATTTTTGGTGATAAAATGAACGGTCCTTTAGGAACGCTTGTTGATGTACTTGCTGTTTTTGCTACAGTATTTGGTGTAGCAACTTCGCTTGGCTTTGGTGCTGCTCAAATTAATGGTGGACTCGCTTATTTATTTGGCGCACCTCAAACTTATTGGGTACAGATGGCGATTATCGGCGTGGTCACCATTCTGTTCATCATTTCAGCATGGTCAGGACTTAACAAAGGCATCAAGTATTTGTCTAATACCAATATGGTTTTAGCCGTCGTTCTTCTAGTAATGGTGTTAATATTAGGTCCAACTTTGTTAATCTTGAACATGTTCACGGAAAATTTCGGAGAATATATTCAAAATCTAATTAGTACAAGTTTCAAATCTGCTCCATTAGATGCGGAAAACCGTAGCTGGTTGGACGGCTGGACTATTTTCTACTGGGCATGGTGGATTTCATGGGCACCATTTGTCAGTATGTTTATCGCGCGGGTCTCTAAAGGCCGTACCATTCGCGAGTTTCTGACGGGTGTCGTACTTGCGCCAACGATTTTTGGATCGATCTGGTTCGCCACTTTTGGAACAACAGCAATCAACTTTCAAAAAAGTGGTATAGATTTAGCTTCTTTCCCAGCTGAACAAACTTTGTTTGCGATGTTCAATGAGATGCCTCTCGGGTTTATCATGTCAATCGTCGCCATTTTACTGGTCAGCACATTCTTTATCACATCAGCGGATTCAGCTACTTTTGTGTTGGGAATGCAATCAACACGCGGCTCGCTACTACCAAGCAATCAAATCAAAATTTTATGGGGAATTGCTCAATCTACGGTAGCTGCAATTCTATTATCTGTAGGTGGTTTAACTGCAGTGCAAAACACCATAATCGTTGCGGCATTGCCTTTCTCTTTCGTCATTATTTTAATGGTCATTTCTTTATTCAAAGCGTTAAACTCTGAAATGGACATGATAAAAAACAAAAAATAA
- a CDS encoding SLOG family protein, whose protein sequence is MLKRLVVTGYKQHELGIFDEKNPGIRFIKKTLENRFRTLLDEGLEWVILSGQLGVETWAAEVVLELKEEFPQLKYALLPPFLDQEKRWNETKQENYRLIVEKADFYRSLTSKPYEAPWQFIEKNKFFLRNSDGILILYDEETDGSPKFIKKEAERYAEKSNYEVLTITGDDLRVVTEEEQMENWDN, encoded by the coding sequence TTGTTGAAACGATTAGTTGTTACAGGCTATAAACAACACGAACTCGGTATATTTGACGAAAAAAACCCAGGCATTCGTTTTATTAAAAAAACCTTAGAAAATCGCTTTCGTACGTTGTTAGATGAAGGATTAGAATGGGTTATTTTAAGTGGTCAGCTAGGAGTGGAAACCTGGGCTGCGGAAGTAGTTCTAGAGTTAAAAGAAGAATTTCCTCAATTGAAATATGCTTTGTTACCTCCATTTCTTGATCAAGAAAAAAGGTGGAACGAAACAAAGCAAGAAAACTATCGACTGATTGTCGAGAAGGCTGATTTTTATCGTAGTTTAACGAGCAAACCTTACGAAGCCCCTTGGCAGTTTATCGAGAAAAACAAGTTTTTCTTACGTAATTCAGATGGCATTTTAATCCTTTACGATGAAGAAACAGATGGCTCGCCTAAATTTATAAAAAAAGAAGCAGAACGTTATGCAGAAAAATCGAATTATGAAGTATTAACCATAACTGGCGACGATTTAAGAGTTGTAACAGAAGAAGAACAAATGGAGAATTGGGACAACTAA
- a CDS encoding threonine ammonia-lyase: MISLNEMKKALQEIRSSIHLTPILTSSQLDKQCGMNVFLKAEHLQKTGSFKIRGATNAVKQAFAKGARFVTAASSGNHGQAVAYVANQLGIPAVIVVPEDANRVKIAAIKAYGAEVEYCGLTSADRIPRAKQCAQENNGVYIPPYDYPAIIAGQGTVGLEILEQVTNIDVIVVPVGGGGLIGGILCAIKNIKPEIKVIGVEPETANDTFLSLQNGKITAISGTSTIADGLRTSQPGDLTFPILKEHLDELVLVTEVEIKKACQFLLERTKQLVEPSGATALAAVMSGKAGKKNDKVVVILSGGNIDLQQISSIIEN, from the coding sequence ATGATTAGCTTAAACGAAATGAAAAAAGCACTTCAAGAAATACGCAGTAGCATTCACTTAACGCCAATATTGACTTCTTCTCAATTGGATAAGCAGTGTGGAATGAACGTTTTTTTAAAAGCAGAGCATCTTCAAAAAACAGGGTCTTTTAAAATACGCGGAGCTACTAACGCTGTCAAGCAGGCATTTGCGAAAGGAGCGCGTTTTGTTACAGCTGCGTCGTCGGGAAATCATGGACAAGCTGTTGCTTACGTTGCCAATCAGCTAGGTATACCAGCAGTAATTGTAGTGCCGGAAGATGCCAATCGTGTAAAAATTGCCGCTATTAAAGCATACGGCGCAGAAGTTGAGTATTGTGGACTAACATCTGCAGATCGAATACCAAGAGCCAAACAGTGTGCACAAGAAAACAACGGGGTATATATACCGCCCTACGATTATCCTGCAATTATCGCTGGGCAAGGAACAGTAGGGCTTGAAATTTTAGAGCAAGTAACGAATATTGACGTAATTGTCGTACCAGTGGGGGGAGGGGGATTGATTGGTGGCATTTTATGCGCAATCAAAAACATAAAGCCAGAAATTAAGGTAATTGGTGTAGAACCCGAAACTGCAAACGATACGTTTCTATCCCTTCAAAACGGGAAAATCACTGCAATTTCTGGAACCTCAACCATTGCAGACGGACTCCGCACCTCACAGCCTGGAGATTTGACTTTTCCAATTTTAAAAGAACACTTGGACGAACTGGTTTTAGTGACAGAAGTCGAAATAAAAAAAGCATGTCAATTTCTCTTAGAACGCACGAAGCAACTTGTAGAACCATCAGGTGCAACTGCTCTCGCTGCAGTCATGTCGGGCAAAGCCGGCAAGAAAAATGATAAAGTCGTAGTTATATTGTCTGGTGGGAATATCGATTTACAGCAGATTTCAAGTATTATTGAAAACTGA
- a CDS encoding SDR family oxidoreductase codes for MNVMDLFALNGKTAIITGGGRGLGAIMAEAFAEAGANVVVCSRKVEACRETAKKLEEMGVKTLALACDVTDEEDVRNVIQKTLEKFGSIDILVNNSGATWGAPVVDMPLEAWKKVMDVNVTGTFLMSREVGKTMIEQKSGKIINIASVAGLGGIDPMLMDTIGYNTSKGAVITFTKDLAAKWGQHNINVNAIAPGFFPTKMSKTVMEKGQQGLLSKTPLNRFGTEEDLKGTALFLGSRASDYITGDVVIVDGGMHVL; via the coding sequence ATGAATGTAATGGATTTGTTTGCATTAAACGGTAAGACAGCCATTATCACAGGTGGTGGAAGAGGATTAGGGGCAATAATGGCTGAAGCTTTTGCAGAAGCAGGAGCCAATGTAGTCGTGTGCTCCCGAAAAGTTGAAGCGTGCCGAGAAACAGCAAAAAAATTAGAAGAAATGGGTGTAAAGACGTTAGCGTTGGCGTGTGATGTAACCGATGAAGAAGACGTAAGAAATGTCATTCAAAAAACACTCGAAAAATTTGGATCGATAGATATTTTAGTCAATAACTCGGGAGCCACATGGGGGGCGCCTGTTGTGGATATGCCTCTTGAAGCATGGAAAAAAGTGATGGATGTTAATGTGACGGGCACATTTTTAATGAGCCGTGAAGTTGGAAAAACAATGATTGAGCAAAAGAGCGGGAAAATCATTAACATTGCATCAGTTGCAGGACTAGGTGGAATCGATCCAATGTTAATGGATACCATCGGCTACAATACGAGCAAAGGTGCGGTGATTACATTTACAAAAGACTTAGCTGCAAAATGGGGGCAACACAATATCAATGTAAATGCAATCGCCCCTGGATTCTTTCCGACAAAAATGTCAAAAACGGTGATGGAAAAAGGACAGCAAGGATTGTTATCTAAAACGCCTTTAAATCGTTTTGGAACAGAAGAAGATTTGAAAGGAACTGCTTTGTTTTTAGGATCTAGGGCATCGGACTATATAACTGGAGATGTCGTTATCGTCGATGGTGGCATGCACGTCCTTTAA
- a CDS encoding TetR/AcrR family transcriptional regulator: MKNDIKQTSILLFEKKGFSDTSIQDIVETVGVTKGTFYYYFISKEQLLMDIHMGYIDDLLERQGRIRQNQLSNRQKVEELVALLITDIADYGPNGKVFFREMRHLREDHVIQVKQKREKFRKNLEDIISKGIAQQEFRKELQPEIIAFAILGVTNWSYQWFNPSGEISADQLAHVYCDLIFNGIV, encoded by the coding sequence ATGAAAAATGATATCAAACAAACGAGCATTCTACTATTTGAAAAGAAAGGTTTTAGTGATACCTCCATACAAGACATTGTTGAAACTGTAGGGGTTACTAAAGGGACTTTTTACTATTATTTCATAAGTAAAGAGCAATTACTGATGGACATACATATGGGCTATATCGATGATTTGCTAGAGCGTCAAGGGAGAATTCGTCAAAATCAGCTTAGCAATCGTCAAAAAGTAGAAGAGCTTGTTGCGTTATTGATCACAGATATAGCAGACTATGGACCGAATGGCAAAGTGTTTTTTAGAGAAATGCGCCACCTTCGCGAAGATCATGTGATACAAGTAAAGCAAAAGCGTGAAAAATTTCGAAAAAATCTAGAAGATATTATAAGTAAAGGCATCGCTCAACAGGAATTTCGAAAAGAACTTCAACCTGAAATAATCGCGTTTGCCATTTTAGGCGTTACCAATTGGAGTTATCAATGGTTTAATCCATCAGGAGAAATTTCAGCAGACCAACTAGCACATGTATATTGTGACTTAATTTTTAATGGCATTGTTTGA